From a single Saimiri boliviensis isolate mSaiBol1 chromosome 15, mSaiBol1.pri, whole genome shotgun sequence genomic region:
- the ZHX2 gene encoding zinc fingers and homeoboxes protein 2 has protein sequence MASKRKSTTPCMVRTSQVVEQDVPEEVDRAKEKGISTPQPDVAKDSWAAELENSSKENEVIEVKSTGESQSKKLQGGYECKYCPYSTQNLNEFTEHVDMQHPNVILNPLYVCAECNFTTKKYDSLSDHNSKFHPGEANFKLKLIKRNNQTVLEQSIEATNHVVSITTSGPGTGDGDPGISVSKTPIMKPGKPKVDAKKVPKKPEEMTPENHVEGTARLVTDTAEILSRLGSVELLQDTLGHVMPSVQLPPNINLVPKVPVPLNTTKYNSALDTNATMINSFNKFPYPTQAELSWLTAASKHPEEHIRIWFATQRLKHGISWSPEEVEEARKKMFNGTIQSVPPTITVLPAQLAPTKVTQPILQTALPCQILGQTSLVLTQVTSGSTTVSCSPITLAVAGVTNHGQKRPLVTPQAAPEPKRPHIAQVPEPPPKVANPPLTPASDRKKTKEQIAHLKASFLQSQFPDDAEVYRLIEVTGLARSEIKKWFSDHRYRCQRGIVHITSESLAKDQLAIAASRHGRTYHPYPDFAPQKFKEKTQGQVKILEDSFLKSSFPTQAELDRLRVETKLSRREIDSWFSERRKLRDSMEQAVLDSMGSGKKGQDVGAPNGALPRLDQLSGAQLTSSLPNASPAIAKNQEQVHLLRSTFARTQWPTPQEYDQLAAKTGLVRTEIVRWFKENRCLLKMGTVKWMEQYQHQPVADDHGYDAAARKTTKPIAESPKNGSDVVPQYYKDPKKLCEEDLEKLVPRVKVGSEPAKDGLPAKPSEATSDRSEGSSRDGQGSDENEESSVVDYVEVTVGEEDANSDRSDSWSQAAPEGVAELAESDSDCVPAEASQA, from the coding sequence ATGGCTAGCAAACGGAAATCTACAACTCCATGCATGGTTCGGACATCACAAGTAGTAGAACAAGATGTGCCCGAGGAGGTAGACAGGgccaaagaaaaaggaatcagCACACCACAGCCTGACGTGGCCAAGGACAGTTGGGCAGCAGAACTTGAAAACtcttccaaagaaaatgaagtgaTAGAGGTGAAATCTACAGGGGAAAGCCAGTCCAAAAAACTCCAAGGTGGTTACGAGTGCAAATACTGCCCCTACTCCACGCAAAACCTGAACGAGTTCACAGAGCATGTCGACATGCAGCATCCCAACGTGATTCTCAACCCCCTCTACGTGTGTGCAGAATGTAACTTCACAACCAAAAAGTACGACTCCCTGTCTGACCACAACTCCAAGTTCCATCCTGGGGAGGCCAACTTCAAACTGAAGTTAATTAAACGCAATAATCAGACTGTCTTGGAACAGTCCATTGAAGCCACCAACCATGTCGTGTCCATCACCACCAGCGGCCCTGGAACTGGTGACGGTGATCCTGGGATCTCGGTGAGTAAAACTCCCATCATGAAGCCTGGGAAACCGAAAGTGGATGCCAAGAAGGTGCCCAAGAAGCCCGAGGAGATGACACCCGAAAACCATGTGGAAGGGACCGCCCGCCTGGTGACAGACACAGCTGAGATCCTCTCGAGACTCGGAAGCGTGGAGCTCCTCCAAGACACATTAGGACACGTCATGCCTTCTGTACAGCTGCCACCAAATATCAACCTTGTGCCCAAGGTCCCCGTCCCACTAAATACTACCAAATACAACTCTGCCCTGGATACAAATGCCACGATGATCAACTCCTTCAACAAGTTTCCTTATCCCACCCAGGCGGAGTTGTCCTGGCTGACAGCTGCCTCCAAACACCCAGAGGAGCACATCAGAATCTGGTTTGCCACCCAGCGCTTAAAGCATGGCATCAGCTGGTCCccagaagaggtggaggaggccCGGAAGAAGATGTTCAATGGCACCATCCAGTCAGTACCTCCGACCATCACTGTGCTGCCCGCCCAGTTGGCCCCCACAAAGGTAACGCAGCCCATCCTCCAGACGGCTCTACCTTGCCAGATCCTCGGCCAGACTAGCCTGGTGCTGACTCAGGTGACCAGCGGGTCAACAACCGTCTCTTGCTCCCCCATCACGCTTGCCGTGGCAGGAGTCACCAACCACGGCCAGAAGAGACCCTTGGTGACTCCCCAAGCTGCCCCGGAACCCAAGCGTCCACACATCGCTCAGGTGCCAGAGCCCCCACCCAAGGTGGCCAACCCCCCGCTCACTCCAGCCAGTGACCGCAAGAAGACAAAGGAGCAGATAGCACATCTCAAGGCCAGCTTTCTCCAGAGCCAGTTCCCTGATGATGCTGAGGTTTACCGGCTCATTGAGGTGACCGGCCTTGCCAGGAGCGAGATCAAGAAGTGGTTCAGTGACCACCGATATCGGTGTCAAAGGGGCATCGTCCACATCACCAGCGAATCCCTTGCCAAAGACCAGTTGGCCATCGCAGCCTCCCGACACGGTCGCACGTACCATCCGTACCCAGACTTTGCCCCCCAgaaattcaaagagaaaacaCAGGGTCAGGTTAAAATCTTGGAAGACAGCTTTTTGAAAAGTTCTTTTCCTACCCAAGCAGAACTGGATCGGCTAAGGGTGGAGACCAAGCTGAGCAGGAGAGAGATCGACTCCTGGTTCTCCGAGAGGCGGAAGCTTCGAGACAGCATGGAACAAGCTGTCTTGGATTCCATGGGGTCTGGCAAAAAAGGCCAAGATGTGGGTGCCCCCAACGGTGCCCTGCCTCGACTTGACCAGCTCTCCGGTGCCCAGTTAACCAGTTCTCTGCCCAACGCTTCGCCAGCAATTGCAAAAAATCAAGAACAGGTTCATCTCCTGAGGAGCACATTTGCAAGAACCCAGTGGCCTACTCCCCAGGAGTACGACCAGTTAGCGGCCAAGACAGGCCTGGTCCGGACTGAGATTGTGCGTTGGTTCAAGGAGAACAGATGCTTGCTGAAAATGGGAACGGTGAAGTGGATGGAGCAGTACCAGCACCAGCCCGTGGCTGATGATCACGGCTATGATGCCGCggcaaggaaaacaacaaaacccatCGCCGAGAGCCCAAAGAATGGGAGTGATGTGGTTCCGCAATATTACAAGGACCCCAAAAAGCTCTGCGAAGAGGACTTGGAGAAGTTGGTGCCCAGGGTAAAAGTAGGCAGTGAGCCAGCAAAAGACGGTTTGCCAGCGAAGCCCTCAGAGGCCACCTCAGACCGGTCAGAGGGCAGCAGCCGGGACGGCCAGGGCAGCGACGAGAACGAGGAGTCAAGTGTTGTGGATTACGTGGAGGTGACAGTCGGGGAGGAGGATGCCAACTCAGATAGATCAGATAGCTGGAGTCAGGCTGCCCCGGAAGGCGTGGCGGAACTGGCCGAATCTGACTCCGACTGCGTCCCTGCAGAGGCCAGCCAAGCCTAG